The following is a genomic window from Ancylothrix sp. D3o.
TACTTAACCCAGGTCATCGAAGACAAAATGATCATCTTACCGTACTGTCATTCTGCCGCCGGATGGTTTGCGACTGAACGGGCTAGACTAACTACTTTGGGTCGAATACCTTCGTACCCGGATGGACAAATAGCTGCCATTGCTAGGGTCAATGATTTGATTCTAGTGACTCGCAATGTTTCAGACTTTGCGAATTTTGAAGGGCTGGCTATTGGAAACTGGTTTGTTTAGAGAAAATGAAAAGTAGTAAACCACTTTTAGGCTTTTGGAATTTGTCGGGGATATAACCCACATCAGCGGATGCAGCGATTTGCGTTCTAGTGGGGGGTAGCTGTTCGACAAATTTCTATTGGCATCCCCCAGTTGCGGCTTAATTCTGATTATGCTAATGAACCTAATACAATGATCAAATTGAAAATATTTTCATTAAATATCAGGCGTTAAACTAGAGTCAAGATAACGCTGCATCATAGATTTAGCTCTTTTCTGATTAGCTATTTCTATCCGAATATCTGCCTTTTTTTTAGCAACGGCTAAAATTTTTTGCCAGGCTTCCCCATCAGTTTCGTAGTATTCAAACATTGCTTCAATCAAAACTTCTCTACTGAGGTTATTTGCATGAGTTATTTGGCTAAGGCGTTCGCTTAGTTGAGCCTCTAATCTCAATGTACTTTGTTTGGTTTTTAGACCGGCTTCCCCGCTAGGTAATGATTCCTGCTTTTTAGGTTCTGTAGGCTTTGTTGATTTGTGGGTATCTATATGTTGAGATACCTCGATATCTGGAGTTAGCGGTAGTAAAGAACTATCGCGGTCAGGAACAACCGGCCTCTTGCGGTTTTTTAAACGTTCGAGAGCATCATTACTCATACCGAAAGTGCCTCAACAATTTTTTCAAAAGGATATTGGAGTTCAGAGTGGCCCGTTTCCGACAGGAGATGACCATTACGGATAGCTTTTTT
Proteins encoded in this region:
- a CDS encoding type II toxin-antitoxin system VapC family toxin, which codes for MKFLLDTNIISESIKLQPNPIFLEHFRQNLEESAIASVTWHELLYGLYRLPESRRKKNLSDYLTQVIEDKMIILPYCHSAAGWFATERARLTTLGRIPSYPDGQIAAIARVNDLILVTRNVSDFANFEGLAIGNWFV